A single Crateriforma conspicua DNA region contains:
- a CDS encoding DUF1080 domain-containing protein — protein MNLQLSSVFRRPPFHGQGIAALTACVVALVAGTASADDWQELFDGVSLQGWKAAENPQTWRVEDDCLVADGPRSHLFYVGNAGNHDFQNFELIAEYRTQVGCNSGVFFHTAFQQSGWPKRGYEVQINDTYVAKGNYRELKRTGSLYGVRNVYDRFAGDGVWNKLRIKVAGRRIRVWVNDVPTVDYVEPDDAPRAESRSKRILSRGTVALQAHDPDSRIAFRRVAIRMISDKSSDEATTDPRVSGYGVSSEQMDRLASQNIPVIDYHVHLRGGMTVDKAVHRRCATGVNVGVLRNLGAGWPIETDEQLKSFLDSIGSKPVFVGLQVNDRDWMDRHSPQLLKRLDFVLADTMIMPMPTEDSPPVKLWMPEGYDIKDPDAWMERYMLHNLKVLSEPVTILANPTYLPPPVEHLYDALWTDERMRTIIDAAIENEVALEINASSGLPSDRFIRLAKSMGAKFSFGTNNFDDQPIDMGRFVEAIEKFGLTKNDMYVADQPGDH, from the coding sequence GTGAACCTTCAACTTTCTTCGGTATTTCGACGTCCTCCGTTTCATGGGCAAGGGATTGCAGCGCTCACCGCGTGCGTCGTAGCGTTAGTCGCGGGCACGGCGTCGGCTGACGATTGGCAGGAATTGTTCGACGGCGTTTCGTTACAAGGATGGAAGGCCGCCGAAAATCCGCAGACTTGGCGGGTCGAAGACGATTGCCTGGTTGCTGATGGACCGCGGAGCCATTTGTTCTATGTCGGAAACGCCGGAAATCACGACTTTCAAAACTTCGAACTCATTGCAGAATATCGAACGCAAGTGGGGTGCAACTCCGGCGTCTTTTTTCATACCGCATTTCAACAGTCCGGATGGCCGAAGCGTGGGTACGAAGTCCAAATCAATGACACCTATGTGGCGAAGGGCAACTACCGCGAACTCAAGCGAACCGGCAGCCTGTACGGTGTTCGAAATGTCTACGATCGGTTTGCCGGCGACGGCGTCTGGAACAAATTGAGAATCAAGGTGGCGGGCCGACGTATTCGAGTTTGGGTGAATGATGTGCCAACGGTCGACTACGTCGAACCAGACGATGCCCCGCGAGCAGAGTCGCGTTCGAAACGAATTCTGTCACGGGGAACCGTGGCTTTGCAGGCCCACGATCCCGACAGCCGGATCGCCTTTCGCCGTGTCGCAATCCGCATGATTAGTGACAAGTCATCGGATGAAGCCACCACTGACCCGCGCGTTAGTGGGTATGGCGTGTCGTCCGAACAAATGGATCGATTGGCGTCACAGAATATTCCCGTGATTGACTATCACGTTCATTTGCGCGGTGGCATGACGGTGGACAAAGCCGTTCATCGGCGTTGTGCCACCGGCGTCAATGTGGGTGTGTTACGCAATCTTGGTGCGGGCTGGCCAATCGAAACTGACGAGCAACTCAAATCCTTTCTCGATTCCATCGGATCGAAGCCAGTGTTTGTGGGACTGCAGGTCAACGACCGCGATTGGATGGATCGTCATTCGCCGCAGTTACTCAAGCGGCTCGATTTCGTCTTGGCCGATACCATGATCATGCCCATGCCGACCGAGGACAGCCCACCGGTCAAACTGTGGATGCCTGAAGGTTATGACATCAAGGATCCGGATGCATGGATGGAACGCTACATGCTTCACAACCTAAAGGTTTTGTCCGAACCCGTGACGATCCTGGCCAATCCGACGTACCTGCCGCCACCAGTGGAACACCTGTACGACGCATTGTGGACCGATGAAAGGATGCGAACGATCATCGACGCGGCGATCGAGAACGAAGTGGCGCTGGAGATCAATGCCAGCAGCGGACTTCCCAGTGACCGGTTCATTCGACTTGCAAAGTCGATGGGGGCAAAATTCAGTTTCGGTACGAACAACTTTGATGATCAACCGATCGACATGGGACGCTTCGTCGAAGCGATCGAAAAGTTCGGTCTGACCAAAAATGACATGTACGTTGCCGATCAACCGGGCGACCATTGA
- a CDS encoding DUF1559 family PulG-like putative transporter translates to MMYRRSGFTLIELLVVISIVTVLISLLAPATQSAREAARRTQCLSQSRQLGLGIQMHIDRMKYLPGNGGDDGESRIKNTDGEMVRVGTFDRQIDQRFWWGVGIPFAHPTKQTGSWAYAILPMVEQVESHQSIRVENAGPLFRCPSRPRGEPLPPVNDENGEYDAGDRAWAKTDYAGNAMIMLNYPEALRPAHIIDGLSQTIAFGEKAFDPLVQTETSWYWDEPIFTGGSRGTVRDGVLIQPDQPEIEYKHNWGSSHPGGAVFARLDGAADLVSRQIDWLVLRGLLSPAGRETEQSSE, encoded by the coding sequence CGCCGTAGTGGTTTTACCTTGATCGAATTGTTGGTGGTGATTTCGATTGTGACCGTTCTGATATCGTTGCTGGCACCGGCGACGCAATCGGCACGCGAGGCGGCCAGACGCACACAATGCCTTAGCCAATCCCGACAATTGGGATTGGGGATTCAAATGCACATCGACCGGATGAAATACCTGCCGGGCAACGGTGGCGACGATGGCGAAAGCCGCATCAAGAATACCGACGGTGAAATGGTCCGGGTCGGAACCTTCGATCGACAGATCGATCAACGGTTTTGGTGGGGCGTTGGGATACCGTTTGCGCATCCCACCAAGCAGACCGGCAGTTGGGCCTATGCGATTTTGCCCATGGTGGAGCAAGTGGAATCACATCAAAGCATCCGTGTCGAAAACGCGGGACCGCTGTTTCGTTGTCCCAGCCGGCCGCGAGGCGAACCGCTGCCGCCGGTCAATGATGAAAACGGGGAATACGATGCCGGCGATCGCGCTTGGGCGAAAACCGATTATGCCGGGAATGCGATGATTATGCTGAATTATCCCGAAGCATTGCGCCCGGCGCACATCATTGACGGCTTGAGTCAGACCATCGCTTTCGGTGAAAAGGCGTTTGATCCTTTGGTGCAAACGGAGACCAGTTGGTATTGGGACGAGCCGATTTTTACCGGCGGAAGCCGTGGAACGGTGCGGGACGGCGTGCTGATCCAGCCCGATCAGCCCGAAATTGAATACAAACACAACTGGGGTTCGTCACATCCGGGCGGCGCCGTGTTTGCACGGTTGGACGGCGCAGCAGATCTTGTCTCACGACAAATCGATTGGTTGGTGTTGCGGGGACTGCTAAGTCCGGCCGGTCGCGAAACGGAGCAATCAAGTGAATAG